From a region of the Candidatus Brocadia sp. genome:
- a CDS encoding thiazole synthase, with amino-acid sequence MENTPLKIGRYEFTSRLFVGTGKYPSMEIMKDALEASGAEVVTVAVRRVKISETTSLLDYIDTRRYKILPNTAGCYSAEEAIRTARLAREAGMSDMIKLEVLGDEKTLLPDPVETLKATETLVKEGFTVLVYTSDDPIIARKLEDAGATSVMPAGAPIGSGQGILNKNNIRIILESAKVPVIVDAGVGTASDVSLAMELGCEGVLLNTGIALAKDPVCMAKAMRLACEAGRLAFLSGRIPKRLYAKASSPEKDF; translated from the coding sequence ATAGAGAACACCCCTCTAAAGATCGGGAGGTATGAGTTTACCTCCCGGCTTTTTGTTGGCACCGGCAAATATCCTTCCATGGAAATTATGAAAGACGCCCTGGAGGCCAGTGGCGCAGAGGTCGTTACGGTAGCCGTTCGCCGGGTAAAGATCAGCGAGACGACGTCCCTGTTAGACTATATCGATACCAGGAGATACAAGATATTGCCCAACACGGCGGGGTGTTATTCAGCAGAAGAGGCGATCAGGACGGCGCGCCTTGCGCGGGAGGCAGGCATGTCCGATATGATTAAATTAGAAGTGCTCGGTGACGAAAAGACCCTCTTGCCAGATCCGGTGGAAACGTTAAAAGCAACTGAGACGCTGGTAAAAGAGGGATTTACGGTGCTCGTGTATACCTCTGATGACCCGATTATTGCCCGGAAACTGGAAGATGCGGGCGCAACCAGTGTTATGCCCGCGGGTGCGCCGATTGGGTCAGGACAGGGCATTTTAAATAAGAATAACATACGGATTATCCTCGAATCGGCAAAGGTACCTGTTATCGTTGATGCAGGCGTTGGCACGGCCTCAGACGTCTCTCTTGCCATGGAACTGGGCTGTGAGGGGGTATTGCTGAATACGGGAATTGCCCTTGCTAAAGACCCCGTCTGCATGGCAAAGGCAATGAGACTGGCATGTGAGGCAGGACGACTCGCTTTCCTTTCCGGACGCATACCCAAGAGACTTTACGCAAAAGCCAGCAGCCCTGAAAAAGATTTTTAG
- the hisF gene encoding imidazole glycerol phosphate synthase subunit HisF has protein sequence MLAKRIIPCLDVKDGRVVKGTNFLNLKDAGDPVEIAALYDREGADELTFLDITASHENRNIILDVVKRTAEQVFMPLTVGGGIRNIDDIRRLLTAGADKVSINTAAVKEPEFITKASRRFGSQCIVIAIDAKRVQGNFETPRWEVYINGGRTPTGLDAVEWAKAAENRGAGEILLTSMDCDGTRDGFDIALNKTISEAVNIPVIASGGAGKVEHFYDVFTRGKVDAALAASIFHYRTISIQTVKEYLIKNGVSIRPYK, from the coding sequence ATGCTTGCGAAAAGAATCATACCGTGTCTGGACGTCAAGGACGGGCGGGTCGTCAAAGGAACCAATTTCTTAAATTTGAAAGACGCCGGAGACCCGGTAGAAATAGCGGCATTATACGACAGAGAAGGCGCCGACGAACTAACCTTCCTCGACATTACCGCCTCCCATGAAAACAGGAACATCATTCTTGACGTTGTAAAAAGAACTGCTGAACAGGTATTTATGCCGTTAACCGTTGGTGGAGGCATCCGTAATATTGACGACATCCGTCGGCTGCTCACTGCAGGTGCAGATAAGGTCTCTATCAATACGGCGGCAGTGAAAGAGCCGGAGTTTATTACCAAGGCCTCCCGGCGATTTGGTAGCCAGTGCATCGTGATCGCGATCGACGCAAAAAGGGTACAAGGCAATTTTGAAACACCACGATGGGAAGTTTACATAAATGGCGGCAGGACACCTACCGGCCTCGATGCCGTTGAATGGGCAAAGGCCGCAGAGAATCGGGGAGCCGGTGAAATATTATTGACCAGCATGGACTGTGATGGCACCAGGGATGGGTTTGATATTGCATTAAACAAAACGATATCCGAGGCAGTAAACATCCCCGTCATTGCATCCGGCGGGGCCGGTAAGGTAGAGCATTTTTACGATGTTTTTACAAGAGGAAAGGTAGACGCAGCGCTGGCCGCCTCAATTTTTCATTATAGGACGATTTCCATACAAACCGTGAAGGAATATTTAATAAAAAATGGTGTTAGCATAAGGCCATATAAGTAG
- a CDS encoding putative toxin-antitoxin system toxin component, PIN family — MAVKAVIDTNIWVSSVLNPFGFPARLRKSFEEGAFLAVISEPILEELADVLNRPRIKDKYGITENDIKELLILVEERAESVLLSGDIAICRDKDDNLIIETAIKGQTAFLVTRDDDIKFDKSVSSFLIQYGISVISVTRFLALIYKT, encoded by the coding sequence GTGGCCGTTAAGGCTGTTATTGATACCAATATATGGGTATCTTCTGTGCTTAATCCATTCGGATTTCCCGCCAGACTAAGAAAATCCTTTGAAGAAGGCGCTTTCCTTGCTGTCATTTCAGAACCTATACTTGAAGAACTTGCAGATGTTCTTAACCGTCCAAGGATAAAAGATAAATATGGGATTACCGAAAACGATATTAAAGAACTCTTAATACTGGTAGAAGAACGGGCAGAATCTGTTTTACTCTCGGGAGATATTGCTATTTGCCGGGATAAAGATGATAACCTCATCATTGAAACAGCGATAAAGGGACAAACAGCATTTCTTGTCACAAGAGACGATGATATTAAGTTTGACAAATCGGTTTCCTCTTTCTTGATACAGTACGGTATATCCGTCATTTCTGTAACAAGATTCTTAGCCCTCATATATAAGACTTAA
- a CDS encoding antitoxin family protein has translation MSKVIDAIFENGVFKPLQHIEVKEHEKVAIKIISLDDWQNRFNRIIGKIHITTKQYTPEEIESDISHAIEEVRKEKRGR, from the coding sequence ATGTCTAAAGTAATAGATGCTATCTTTGAAAATGGTGTTTTTAAGCCACTGCAGCACATTGAGGTCAAAGAGCATGAAAAGGTTGCAATCAAGATCATCTCTCTTGATGACTGGCAGAACCGCTTTAATCGCATTATTGGGAAAATACATATAACAACGAAGCAATACACCCCGGAAGAAATAGAATCTGATATTTCCCATGCTATAGAAGAGGTTAGAAAAGAAAAACGTGGCCGTTAA
- a CDS encoding right-handed parallel beta-helix repeat-containing protein encodes MTINKKSRTTPSLLSAMVFICAVFMVTLCGTGVTYGLTHSSNITSDETWYTADNPHIVTGGIHVYNNATLKIEAGCQVRFDPGAVLYFGYYSGAALNATGTSLNPITFTSNAATPAPNDWDGIVFFNSTDDASTIMDYCTVEYGGYSAYQSNIYCNTASPTIQNCTIRHSGEYGIYCDNYSAPTLINNTISNNGWFPITLNCNNLDTHVAGNTGSGNGTDAIEVRGGGITSSHTWVPQDFNFTVTDSIHVYNDAILTINPGCLVKFRQGTGLYIGYYSGATLNATGTSLNPITFTSGVATPAPDDWEGIVFFNSTVDASTIMDYCTVEYGGFRSYHSNINCNNSSPTIQNCTIRYSDEYGIYCDDASAPTLTNNTISNNGAFPISLFCNLLDTNVTGNTGSSNGTNAIEVRGGGITLSRTWVPQDFYFNVTGSGIHVFSDAILTINPGSLVKFNAMTGLYIGYYSAATLIADGTSGNPITFTSNGATPAPGGWEGIVFYNSTDDASTILDYCTVEYGGYDTFNSNINCDQASPTIQNCTIRHSDGYGIYCDNGAAPTLTNNTISNNGLFPISEFCNTLDSNVTGNTGIGNTPNAIEVRGGNITLSHTWVPQDFYFNVTGSGIHVFSDAILTINPGSLVKFNAMTGLYIGYYSAATLIADGTSGNPITFTSNGATPAPGDWEGIVFYNSTDDASTILDYCTVEYGGYDTYNSNINCNQASPTIQRCLIRNSDGYGIHTTGSGAQPLISCSTITDNTHGVYVASGNPTIENCSIAGNTSYGVFTNTFIYAENNWWGNASGPSGVGPGSGDAVSSDVDYTPWLSAYNSCLETIVLSPSSETNLIGTQHTVTATVTDDASDPMEGIVLFFYITSGPHAGLNSNVTTDSNGQATFTYTGTLEGTDIIEASFTDFHGRTITSGPVTKTWESLPPTPTPTPSPTPTPEPTPSPTPSPTPEPTPSPTPSPTPSPTPSPTPTPAACPCPDAEACYSFDEGNGNVAGDSSGNGHNGAIAGASWTIGNDGSGLSFDGVDDEVSIPVLNSEEVSFSAWFYKNANNPLRYSFIFDGIRTHSNSQLNEGFALKFLKRNPNVVGFAVVTQNSNGRRKLRTASYDLGNSVGSWYHVAGTYDKATGEQKLYVNGQLVRMVRHPAGNGIVPLTSYPGMKIGNSLSKKGCFNGVIDGVCISTRALTEQEVLDIYNN; translated from the coding sequence ATGACGATTAATAAAAAGTCTCGAACAACACCATCGCTGTTGAGCGCCATGGTGTTCATATGTGCGGTTTTTATGGTGACCTTATGCGGGACAGGAGTTACCTATGGACTTACCCATAGCAGTAATATTACCAGTGATGAGACGTGGTATACCGCTGACAACCCCCATATCGTTACAGGAGGCATACACGTATACAACAATGCTACATTAAAGATAGAGGCCGGGTGTCAGGTAAGGTTTGATCCAGGAGCAGTCCTTTACTTCGGGTATTACAGCGGGGCTGCCCTGAACGCCACGGGTACAAGCCTTAATCCCATCACCTTTACCTCAAACGCGGCGACCCCTGCGCCCAATGACTGGGATGGAATCGTCTTTTTCAACTCCACAGATGACGCCTCAACGATTATGGACTATTGCACGGTGGAATACGGCGGGTATAGCGCTTATCAATCCAACATCTATTGCAACACCGCATCGCCTACCATCCAGAATTGCACCATCCGGCACTCTGGCGAGTATGGGATATATTGTGACAACTATTCAGCCCCTACGTTAATCAACAATACGATAAGCAATAATGGCTGGTTCCCGATAACTTTAAATTGCAACAATCTGGACACCCATGTGGCGGGCAACACGGGGAGCGGCAACGGAACGGATGCCATTGAGGTGCGGGGCGGAGGTATTACCTCGAGCCATACCTGGGTTCCGCAGGATTTCAACTTTACTGTAACGGATAGTATACATGTGTACAATGATGCCATTTTGACGATAAACCCCGGATGTCTTGTGAAATTTCGTCAAGGGACAGGGCTTTACATCGGGTATTACAGCGGGGCAACCTTGAATGCCACGGGTACAAGCCTTAATCCCATCACCTTTACCTCAGGTGTAGCAACCCCTGCGCCTGATGACTGGGAGGGAATCGTTTTTTTCAACTCCACAGTTGACGCCTCAACGATTATGGACTATTGCACCGTGGAATACGGCGGGTTTAGGAGTTATCATTCCAACATCAATTGTAATAATTCCTCGCCAACCATCCAGAATTGCACCATACGTTATTCTGACGAGTATGGGATATATTGTGACGACGCTTCAGCCCCTACGTTAACCAACAATACGATAAGCAATAATGGCGCCTTCCCGATAAGCTTGTTCTGCAACCTGCTGGATACCAATGTGACGGGGAATACGGGGAGCAGCAACGGAACGAATGCCATTGAGGTGCGGGGCGGAGGTATTACCTTAAGCCGCACCTGGGTTCCGCAAGACTTCTACTTCAATGTAACGGGGAGTGGTATCCATGTATTTAGCGACGCCATATTGACAATAAACCCGGGGTCTCTGGTAAAGTTTAACGCTATGACAGGCCTTTACATCGGGTATTACAGCGCTGCTACCTTGATCGCCGATGGCACGAGCGGCAATCCCATTACCTTTACCTCAAATGGGGCAACTCCTGCGCCTGGTGGCTGGGAGGGAATCGTTTTTTACAACTCCACAGATGACGCCTCAACGATTTTGGACTATTGCACCGTGGAATACGGCGGGTATGACACTTTCAATTCCAACATCAATTGCGACCAGGCTTCGCCTACCATCCAGAATTGCACCATACGGCACTCTGACGGGTATGGGATATATTGTGATAACGGCGCAGCCCCTACGCTTACAAACAATACGATAAGCAACAATGGATTATTCCCCATAAGCGAGTTCTGCAACACGCTGGACAGCAATGTGACTGGGAATACGGGGATCGGCAACACGCCAAACGCCATTGAGGTGCGGGGCGGGAATATAACGTTAAGTCATACCTGGGTTCCGCAAGACTTCTACTTCAATGTAACGGGGAGTGGTATCCATGTATTTAGCGACGCCATATTGACAATAAACCCGGGGTCTCTGGTAAAGTTTAACGCTATGACAGGCCTTTACATCGGGTATTACAGCGCTGCTACCTTGATCGCCGATGGCACGAGCGGCAATCCCATTACCTTTACCTCAAATGGGGCAACTCCTGCGCCTGGTGACTGGGAGGGAATCGTTTTTTACAACTCCACAGATGACGCCTCAACGATTTTGGACTATTGCACCGTGGAATACGGCGGGTATGACACTTATAATTCCAACATCAACTGCAATCAGGCTTCGCCTACCATTCAGCGTTGTCTCATAAGAAATTCGGATGGCTATGGAATTCATACAACGGGTAGCGGCGCACAGCCATTGATTTCTTGTTCAACGATAACGGACAACACACATGGCGTCTATGTAGCTAGTGGTAATCCAACCATAGAAAATTGCAGCATTGCAGGCAATACAAGTTACGGAGTTTTCACTAATACATTCATTTATGCAGAAAACAACTGGTGGGGTAATGCCAGCGGTCCATCCGGCGTTGGACCAGGCTCTGGCGATGCCGTCAGCAGCGATGTGGACTATACCCCATGGTTAAGCGCGTATAACAGTTGTCTTGAGACGATTGTTTTAAGCCCGTCATCTGAGACGAATCTTATCGGCACCCAGCATACCGTTACTGCGACCGTGACAGATGATGCTTCTGACCCAATGGAGGGTATCGTGTTATTTTTTTACATTACCTCTGGCCCACACGCAGGGCTAAATAGTAATGTTACAACGGATTCAAATGGTCAGGCGACGTTTACCTACACGGGGACGCTGGAAGGCACGGACATAATTGAGGCGAGTTTTACCGATTTTCACGGGCGGACCATAACATCAGGTCCGGTCACAAAGACGTGGGAATCGTTACCACCGACTCCAACGCCAACGCCTTCACCAACGCCGACACCGGAGCCAACACCAAGTCCAACACCGTCTCCAACACCGGAGCCAACACCGAGTCCAACCCCAAGTCCAACTCCGTCTCCGACACCAAGTCCGACCCCGACCCCTGCAGCATGTCCTTGTCCGGACGCAGAGGCATGCTATTCCTTTGACGAAGGGAATGGGAATGTGGCTGGCGACTCGTCGGGCAATGGTCATAACGGCGCAATCGCTGGCGCAAGCTGGACCATCGGAAATGACGGCAGTGGTCTGAGTTTTGACGGGGTTGACGATGAGGTATCAATTCCGGTCCTGAACAGCGAGGAAGTCTCCTTCAGCGCATGGTTCTATAAGAATGCGAATAATCCGTTGAGATATAGTTTCATCTTCGACGGAATCAGGACGCATTCTAATTCACAATTGAATGAAGGATTTGCTCTTAAATTCTTAAAGAGAAATCCAAACGTAGTGGGTTTTGCTGTTGTAACACAAAACTCAAACGGAAGAAGGAAGCTGAGGACTGCGTCATACGATCTGGGTAATTCCGTAGGCAGCTGGTATCACGTTGCAGGTACGTACGACAAGGCCACCGGCGAGCAGAAGTTGTATGTCAATGGGCAGCTGGTCAGGATGGTAAGACACCCGGCAGGAAACGGCATCGTTCCGCTGACCTCTTATCCTGGCATGAAAATCGGGAATTCCTTGTCGAAGAAAGGTTGCTTCAATGGTGTCATCGATGGGGTTTGTATTTCCACTCGGGCATTGACCGAGCAGGAGGTGCTGGACATCTACAATAACTAA
- a CDS encoding right-handed parallel beta-helix repeat-containing protein — MTINKKSRTTPSLLSAMVFICAVFMVTLCGTGVTYGLTHSSNITSDETWYAADNPHIVTGGIHVYNNATLKIEAGCLVKFDPGAVLYIGYYSGAALNATGTSLNPITFTSNASTPAAGDWLGIVFFNSTVDSSTIMDYCTVEYGGYSSYNSNIYCDNASPTIQHCTIRHSDGYGIYCDNGSAPTLTNNTISNNIIYPITLFCNNLDTHVTGNTGTGNGTDAIEVRGQNITSSHTWVPQDFYFNVTSSIHVLSDATLTINPGSLVKFNANTALFIGYYSGATLVADGTSGNPITFTSNAATPAPGDWAGIVFFNSTVDSSTIMDYCTVEYGGYSTYDSNIYCDNASPTIQHCTVRHSDGYGIYCDNGSAPTLTNNTISNNIIYPITLFCNNLDTHVTGNTGTGNGTDAIEVRGQNITSSHTWVPQDFYFNVTSSIHVLSDATLTINPGSLVKFNANTALFIGYYSGATLVADGTSGNPITFTSNAATPAPGDWAGIVFFNHTVDVSTIMDHCTVEYGGYSSYDSNIYCDNASPTIQHCTIRYSDGYGIFCDNISAPTLTNNTISNNSLFPIREYSNMLDSNVTGNTGSNNGTNAIEVRGGSITSSHTWVPQDFYFNVTEAIYVYGNATLTINPGSLVKFNAGAGFYIGYYSGAALVADGTSGDPIIFTSNVSTPAPGDWLGIVFFIHTNNSATIMDNCTVEYGGYGSYNSNINCNQASPTIQRCIIRNSDGHGVFTTGNGAQPLISCSTITGNQHGVYAENSSNPTVVNCSISGNTTYGVYNVTSAITLAAANNWWGNTSGPSGVGPGAGDAVSNYVDYTPWLSAYDSCLETIVLSPASETNLIGTQHTVTATVTDDASDPIEGIVLFFDITAGPHAGLNSNVTTDSNGQATFTYTGTLEGTDIIEASFTDFHGRTITSGPVTKTWESLPPTPTPTPSPTPTPEPTPSPTPSPTPEPTPSPTPSPTPSPTPSPTPTPAACPCPDAEACYSFDEGNGNVAGDSSGNGHNGAIAGASWTIGNDGSGLSFDGVDDEVSIPVLNSEEVSFSAWFYKNANNPLRYSFIFDGIRTHSNSQLNEGFALKFLKRNPNVVGFAVVTQNSNGRRKLRTASYDLGNSVGSWYHVAGTYDKATGEQKLYVNGQLVRMVRHPAGNGIVPLTSYPGMKIGNSLSKKGCFNGVIDGVCISTRALTEQEVLDIYNN, encoded by the coding sequence ATGACGATTAATAAAAAGTCTCGAACAACACCATCGCTGTTGAGCGCCATGGTGTTCATATGTGCGGTTTTTATGGTGACCTTATGCGGGACAGGGGTTACCTATGGACTTACCCATAGCAGCAATATTACCAGTGATGAGACGTGGTATGCCGCTGACAATCCCCATATCGTTACAGGAGGCATACACGTATACAACAATGCTACATTAAAGATAGAGGCGGGGTGTCTGGTAAAGTTTGATCCAGGAGCGGTCCTTTACATTGGGTATTACAGCGGGGCTGCCCTGAACGCCACGGGTACAAGCCTTAATCCCATCACCTTTACCTCAAATGCATCAACCCCTGCTGCTGGTGATTGGCTGGGAATCGTCTTTTTCAATAGCACCGTTGATAGCTCAACGATTATGGACTATTGCACGGTGGAATACGGCGGATACTCATCATATAATTCCAACATCTATTGCGACAACGCCTCGCCTACCATCCAGCATTGCACCATACGGCATTCTGACGGGTATGGGATATATTGTGACAACGGTTCAGCCCCCACGTTGACGAACAATACGATAAGTAACAACATCATTTACCCAATAACCTTATTTTGCAACAATCTGGACACCCATGTAACGGGGAATACGGGGACCGGAAATGGGACGGACGCCATTGAGGTGCGGGGCCAGAATATAACGTCAAGCCATACCTGGGTTCCGCAAGATTTCTACTTTAATGTAACGAGTAGTATCCATGTATTAAGTGACGCCACCTTGACAATAAATCCGGGGAGTCTGGTGAAGTTTAATGCTAACACAGCCCTTTTCATCGGGTACTACAGCGGGGCTACCCTGGTTGCCGATGGTACGAGCGGCAATCCCATCACCTTTACCTCGAATGCAGCAACCCCTGCACCTGGTGACTGGGCTGGAATCGTCTTTTTCAATAGCACCGTTGATAGCTCAACGATTATGGACTATTGCACGGTGGAATACGGCGGATACTCAACATATGATTCCAACATCTATTGCGACAACGCCTCGCCTACCATCCAGCATTGCACCGTACGGCATTCTGACGGGTATGGGATATATTGTGACAACGGTTCAGCCCCCACGTTGACGAACAATACGATAAGTAACAACATCATTTACCCAATAACCTTATTTTGCAACAATCTGGACACCCATGTAACGGGGAATACGGGGACCGGAAATGGGACGGACGCCATTGAGGTGCGGGGCCAGAATATAACGTCAAGCCATACCTGGGTTCCGCAAGATTTCTACTTTAATGTAACGAGTAGTATCCATGTATTAAGTGACGCCACCTTGACAATAAATCCCGGGAGTCTGGTGAAGTTTAATGCTAACACAGCCCTTTTCATCGGGTACTACAGCGGGGCTACCCTGGTTGCCGATGGTACGAGCGGCAATCCGATCACCTTTACCTCGAATGCAGCAACCCCTGCACCTGGTGACTGGGCTGGAATCGTCTTCTTCAATCACACGGTGGATGTCTCAACGATTATGGACCATTGCACGGTGGAATACGGCGGATACTCATCATATGATTCCAACATCTATTGCGACAACGCCTCGCCTACCATCCAGCATTGCACCATACGTTATTCTGACGGGTATGGGATATTTTGTGACAACATTTCAGCCCCCACGTTGACCAACAATACGATAAGCAACAACAGTTTATTCCCCATACGCGAGTATAGCAACATGCTGGACAGCAATGTGACGGGCAATACCGGAAGCAATAATGGGACGAATGCCATTGAGGTGCGGGGTGGAAGTATAACGTCAAGCCATACCTGGGTTCCACAAGACTTCTACTTCAATGTAACGGAGGCTATCTATGTATATGGTAACGCCACCTTGACGATAAATCCGGGGAGTCTGGTGAAGTTTAATGCAGGCGCAGGCTTTTACATCGGGTATTACAGCGGAGCTGCTTTGGTAGCCGATGGTACGAGCGGTGATCCTATCATCTTTACCTCAAATGTATCAACCCCTGCGCCTGGCGACTGGCTAGGGATCGTATTCTTCATTCATACCAATAATAGCGCGACGATTATGGACAATTGCACGGTGGAATACGGCGGATACGGATCATATAATTCCAACATTAACTGCAATCAGGCTTCGCCTACCATTCAGCGTTGTATCATAAGAAATTCGGATGGACATGGAGTTTTTACAACGGGTAACGGCGCACAACCATTGATCTCTTGTTCAACAATAACGGGCAATCAGCATGGTGTCTATGCAGAAAATAGTTCCAATCCAACCGTAGTAAATTGCAGTATTAGCGGCAATACCACGTACGGTGTTTACAATGTTACCAGCGCCATTACCCTCGCCGCTGCGAACAACTGGTGGGGTAACACCAGCGGCCCGTCCGGCGTTGGACCAGGTGCTGGCGATGCCGTCAGCAACTATGTGGACTATACCCCATGGTTAAGCGCGTATGACAGTTGTCTTGAGACGATTGTGTTAAGCCCGGCATCTGAGACGAATCTTATCGGCACCCAGCATACCGTTACTGCGACCGTGACAGATGATGCTTCTGACCCAATAGAGGGCATCGTGTTATTTTTCGACATTACCGCTGGCCCACACGCGGGGCTAAATAGTAATGTCACAACGGATTCAAATGGTCAGGCGACGTTTACCTACACGGGGACGCTGGAAGGCACGGACATAATTGAGGCGAGTTTTACCGATTTCCACGGGCGGACCATAACATCAGGTCCGGTCACAAAGACGTGGGAATCGTTACCACCGACTCCGACGCCAACGCCTTCACCAACGCCGACACCGGAGCCAACACCAAGTCCAACACCGTCTCCAACACCGGAGCCAACACCGAGTCCGACCCCAAGTCCAACTCCGTCTCCGACACCAAGTCCGACACCGACCCCTGCAGCATGTCCTTGTCCGGACGCAGAGGCATGCTATTCCTTTGACGAAGGGAATGGGAATGTGGCTGGCGACTCGTCGGGCAATGGTCATAACGGCGCAATCGCTGGCGCAAGCTGGACCATCGGAAATGACGGCAGTGGTCTGAGTTTTGACGGGGTTGACGATGAGGTATCAATTCCGGTCCTGAACAGCGAGGAAGTCTCCTTCAGCGCATGGTTCTATAAGAATGCGAATAATCCGTTGAGATATAGTTTCATCTTCGACGGAATCAGGACGCATTCTAATTCACAATTGAATGAAGGATTTGCTCTTAAATTCTTAAAGAGAAATCCAAACGTAGTGGGTTTTGCTGTTGTAACACAAAACTCAAACGGAAGAAGGAAGCTGAGGACTGCGTCATACGATCTGGGTAATTCCGTAGGCAGCTGGTATCACGTTGCAGGTACGTACGACAAGGCCACCGGCGAGCAGAAGTTGTATGTCAATGGGCAGCTGGTCAGGATGGTAAGACACCCGGCAGGAAACGGCATCGTTCCGCTGACCTCTTATCCTGGCATGAAAATCGGGAATTCCTTGTCGAAGAAAGGTTGCTTCAATGGTGTCATCGATGGGGTTTGTATTTCCACTCGGGCATTGACCGAGCAGGAGGTGCTGGACATCTACAATAACTAA